Proteins found in one Saccharopolyspora phatthalungensis genomic segment:
- a CDS encoding Zn-ribbon domain-containing OB-fold protein produces the protein MPAVAAARPFREGLLKLTPPRLLGSRCGRCATVTFPPREFCPGCRAVEPITETELSPEGTVYSFTVVRQAPPGIEVPYVLAYIDLPEGVRVLGQVVGVAPEAVTIGVGVRLEPTAFGRDGDGTELVGYRFRAASEVTA, from the coding sequence ATGCCCGCCGTTGCCGCGGCCCGCCCGTTCCGGGAGGGGCTGTTGAAGCTGACGCCACCGCGTCTGCTCGGTTCTCGCTGTGGCCGCTGCGCCACGGTCACCTTCCCGCCCCGGGAATTCTGCCCGGGTTGCCGAGCCGTCGAGCCGATCACCGAGACCGAGCTGTCGCCCGAAGGCACCGTGTACAGCTTCACGGTCGTCCGGCAGGCACCGCCCGGGATCGAGGTGCCCTACGTGCTGGCCTATATCGACCTCCCGGAGGGGGTCCGCGTGCTGGGTCAGGTCGTCGGGGTGGCTCCCGAAGCCGTCACCATCGGAGTGGGCGTGCGACTCGAACCAACGGCCTTCGGCCGGGACGGGGACGGCACGGAGCTCGTCGGCTACCGGTTCCGCGCCGCGAGCGAGGTGACGGCATGA
- a CDS encoding MarR family winged helix-turn-helix transcriptional regulator — MSDQRSESPVDTSLLAGEIRVVLGQLVRRLREQAEGSDLTKSQSSVLLRLERDGAATATALARAEGVRPQSMAKIIQVLQDAGLVTGSPDPNDGRKTLLSLTEAAREQFRTGRRAKEDWLARALEAGFSAAEIRQLSACTDLLRRLGQFP; from the coding sequence GTGAGCGACCAGCGATCCGAGTCACCGGTGGACACCTCCCTGCTGGCGGGCGAAATCCGAGTCGTCCTCGGCCAGCTCGTGCGCAGGCTCCGCGAGCAGGCGGAGGGCAGCGACCTGACCAAATCGCAGTCGTCGGTCCTGCTTCGCCTGGAACGCGACGGGGCGGCCACGGCCACGGCCCTGGCTCGCGCCGAGGGTGTGCGGCCACAGTCGATGGCCAAGATCATCCAGGTTCTCCAGGACGCGGGCTTGGTCACCGGATCGCCCGACCCGAACGATGGACGCAAGACGCTGCTGAGTCTCACCGAAGCCGCTCGCGAGCAGTTCCGCACCGGGCGGCGCGCCAAGGAGGACTGGCTGGCCAGGGCCCTCGAAGCCGGTTTCTCCGCCGCGGAGATCCGGCAACTGTCCGCTTGCACGGATTTGTTGCGGCGCCTGGGCCAGTTCCCCTGA